A window of the Haloarcula litorea genome harbors these coding sequences:
- a CDS encoding O-acetylhomoserine aminocarboxypropyltransferase/cysteine synthase family protein, which produces MTDYGFGTRCVHAGQAEPDPETGARAPPIYQTSSYVFEDADTAAQRYALEDDGNVYSRFDNPTVRTLEKRLASLEGAVDAVATGSGMAALDAATLVLAAAGDNVVSSSSIYGGTHSYLANTASRRGIDARFVDTLDPDAYAEAIDDDTAYVHVETIGNPSLVVPPFEEIADVAHDHGVPLFVDNTFGTPALCRPLEHGADVVWESTTKWIHGSGTTVGGVLADGGSFPWGDYPEKYPEMGGQNPAFDANFAERFGDRAFSVAARQRGLRSLGDGQKPFDAWATLQGTETLSLRMERHCENALTVAEHLRDHPDVAWVSYPGLPDHETHDLAEQYLDGGFGGVLTFGLEGGFEAGRRFCEETDLAQFLANIGDAKTLVIHPASTTHAQLSEEEQRASGVSPDLIRMSVGIEDPEDVVADVDAAIDRIT; this is translated from the coding sequence ATGACCGACTACGGATTCGGGACGCGCTGTGTCCACGCCGGCCAGGCGGAGCCGGACCCGGAGACGGGGGCACGCGCGCCGCCCATCTACCAGACCTCCTCGTACGTCTTCGAGGACGCCGACACGGCCGCCCAGCGGTACGCGCTGGAGGACGACGGCAACGTCTACTCGCGGTTCGACAACCCGACGGTGCGGACCTTAGAGAAGCGCCTGGCCTCCCTGGAGGGGGCCGTCGACGCCGTCGCCACCGGCTCCGGGATGGCGGCGCTCGACGCCGCGACGCTCGTGCTCGCCGCGGCCGGCGACAACGTCGTCTCCTCGTCGTCGATCTACGGCGGCACCCACTCCTACCTCGCCAACACCGCCAGCCGGCGGGGCATCGACGCGCGGTTCGTCGACACGCTCGACCCCGACGCCTACGCCGAGGCCATCGACGACGACACCGCCTACGTCCACGTCGAGACCATCGGCAACCCCTCGCTGGTGGTCCCGCCGTTCGAGGAGATCGCCGACGTGGCCCACGACCACGGCGTGCCGCTGTTCGTCGACAACACGTTCGGGACGCCGGCGCTCTGTCGCCCGCTGGAGCACGGCGCGGACGTCGTCTGGGAGTCGACGACGAAGTGGATCCACGGCTCCGGGACGACCGTCGGCGGCGTGCTGGCCGACGGCGGCTCGTTCCCGTGGGGCGACTACCCGGAGAAGTACCCCGAGATGGGCGGGCAGAACCCCGCCTTCGACGCGAACTTCGCCGAGCGGTTCGGCGACCGCGCCTTCTCGGTGGCGGCCCGCCAGCGCGGGCTGCGCTCGCTGGGCGACGGGCAGAAGCCCTTCGACGCGTGGGCGACGCTCCAGGGGACCGAGACCCTCTCCTTGCGGATGGAACGGCACTGCGAGAACGCCCTGACGGTGGCCGAACACCTCCGGGACCACCCGGACGTGGCGTGGGTCTCCTACCCCGGCCTCCCCGACCACGAGACCCACGACCTCGCCGAACAGTATCTCGACGGCGGCTTCGGCGGCGTCCTGACGTTCGGCCTCGAGGGTGGCTTCGAGGCCGGCCGGCGGTTCTGCGAGGAGACCGACCTCGCGCAGTTCCTCGCGAACATCGGCGACGCGAAGACGCTGGTCATCCACCCGGCCAGCACCACCCACGCACAGCTCTCCGAGGAAGAACAGCGGGCCAGCGGCGTCAGCCCGGACCTGATCCGGATGAGCGTCGGCATCGAGGACCCCGAGGACGTCGTCGCCGACGTCGACGCCGCCATCGACCGCATCACATGA
- a CDS encoding DUF7344 domain-containing protein, which produces MNERSEPRDGAENAPAGGPPAGTVPAAILGPDHVFETLAHPRRRYLCYTLLTDAEWSLTDLATKVAAYENGVAEDAVTDDQRESVYVSLHHAHVPKLVEEGVVVFDRDAETITPGPAAEQVLAALEGVGESVDAARETHALEASDDAE; this is translated from the coding sequence ATGAACGAGCGGAGTGAGCCCAGAGACGGGGCGGAGAACGCCCCGGCCGGCGGGCCGCCAGCGGGGACGGTTCCGGCGGCGATACTGGGGCCGGACCACGTGTTCGAGACGCTCGCACACCCGCGACGGCGGTACCTCTGTTACACGCTGCTGACGGACGCGGAGTGGTCCCTGACCGACCTGGCGACGAAGGTCGCGGCCTACGAGAACGGCGTCGCCGAGGACGCGGTGACCGACGACCAGCGGGAGTCGGTGTACGTCTCGCTGCACCACGCCCACGTCCCGAAGCTGGTCGAGGAGGGCGTCGTCGTGTTCGACCGGGATGCGGAGACGATCACCCCCGGACCGGCTGCCGAGCAGGTACTCGCGGCGCTCGAAGGGGTCGGCGAGAGCGTCGATGCGGCACGGGAGACACACGCACTGGAGGCGTCGGATGACGCGGAGTGA
- a CDS encoding HalOD1 output domain-containing protein, with protein sequence MTRSERHTRAGDDGTLVAQRHHDPTDAELTVDIVSAVADAEGVAPRELEDPLYEAVDAAALAETFFSGGVADLPTEGVGTVEFRYVGYLVTVGSDGWIRVYDPSS encoded by the coding sequence ATGACGCGGAGTGAGCGACACACGCGTGCCGGCGACGACGGAACCCTCGTCGCACAGCGCCACCACGACCCGACGGACGCCGAACTCACCGTCGACATCGTGTCGGCCGTCGCCGACGCCGAGGGGGTCGCGCCGAGGGAACTCGAGGACCCGCTGTACGAGGCCGTCGACGCCGCCGCCCTCGCCGAGACGTTCTTCAGCGGCGGCGTCGCCGACCTCCCGACGGAGGGGGTCGGAACGGTGGAGTTCCGCTACGTCGGCTACCTCGTGACCGTCGGCAGCGACGGCTGGATCAGGGTCTACGACCCGTCGAGCTGA
- a CDS encoding sensor histidine kinase — protein sequence MRGDGDGSVLFVTDGTSGAVPSEHLSDRSLSLLPDLPRLFDELTRNRVDCLVLPATVGDQRGVDIARGVTALFPALPIVVVGRADPPADLDVVVVDATALDDPAVADAVRDCLDGAAPAVAGRDPSPMETLLLSLFDEMPHHLYAKDEAARHVMLGRGFNEPTDRLGLTDPEVDDLADEHGTAAYRDELSLVEGERDVIDVVEFLDLDAEYVRTCKVPWTGADGEIRGLIGLTQDITARKQSEHALRRQHERLVKVALVAAHELRNELQATYGHLDRAAEAGADLSALADSLSRIESLVDTVVQLSEREPVASDPEPVWLSRLSREVWDTLAGDDATLEVAADARVVADPESASLLLQILFRNALEHAGPAVTVTVGTTDDGFFVADDGPGLSAGSPERVFDAGYTTVEGNTGLGLYVAGKVAGDQGWTLSASSRAGGARFDVTNVDLAE from the coding sequence ATGCGAGGGGATGGAGACGGCTCGGTCCTGTTCGTCACCGACGGCACGAGCGGTGCAGTCCCGTCCGAGCACCTCTCGGACAGGTCGCTCTCGCTCCTGCCGGACCTGCCACGGCTGTTCGACGAACTGACCCGCAACCGGGTCGACTGTCTCGTCCTCCCCGCGACGGTCGGGGACCAGCGCGGCGTGGACATCGCCCGCGGCGTCACCGCGCTGTTCCCGGCGCTCCCGATAGTGGTCGTCGGCCGGGCCGACCCGCCAGCCGACCTCGACGTGGTGGTCGTCGACGCCACCGCGCTGGACGACCCGGCCGTCGCCGACGCCGTCCGGGACTGTCTCGACGGGGCGGCACCGGCGGTCGCCGGCCGCGATCCCTCACCGATGGAGACGCTGCTGCTCTCGCTGTTCGACGAGATGCCCCACCACCTGTACGCGAAAGACGAGGCGGCCCGCCACGTGATGCTGGGGCGCGGGTTCAACGAGCCGACCGACCGCCTCGGCCTCACCGACCCCGAGGTCGATGACCTGGCGGACGAACACGGGACCGCGGCCTACCGCGACGAACTGTCGCTCGTCGAGGGGGAGCGAGACGTCATCGACGTCGTCGAGTTCCTCGACCTCGACGCCGAGTACGTCCGGACCTGCAAGGTGCCCTGGACCGGTGCCGACGGCGAGATCCGGGGGCTGATCGGTCTCACCCAGGACATCACCGCCCGCAAGCAGAGCGAACACGCGCTGCGCCGGCAACACGAGCGACTGGTGAAGGTCGCGCTCGTGGCGGCTCACGAACTCCGCAACGAACTGCAGGCGACCTACGGCCACCTCGACCGGGCGGCCGAGGCGGGGGCCGACCTGTCGGCGCTCGCGGACTCCCTCTCCCGGATCGAGTCGCTCGTCGACACGGTGGTCCAGCTCTCGGAGCGGGAACCGGTCGCCAGCGATCCGGAACCCGTCTGGCTCTCCCGGCTGAGCCGCGAGGTGTGGGACACGCTGGCGGGCGACGACGCGACGCTGGAGGTGGCGGCGGACGCGCGAGTGGTCGCCGACCCGGAGTCGGCGAGCCTCCTCCTCCAGATCCTCTTCCGGAACGCGCTCGAACACGCGGGGCCCGCGGTGACGGTCACCGTCGGCACCACCGACGACGGCTTCTTCGTCGCCGACGACGGCCCGGGGCTGTCGGCGGGGTCGCCGGAGCGGGTGTTCGACGCCGGGTACACCACGGTCGAGGGCAACACGGGTTTGGGCCTGTACGTCGCGGGGAAGGTGGCCGGCGACCAGGGCTGGACCCTCTCCGCGTCGTCCCGTGCGGGCGGCGCGCGGTTCGACGTGACGAACGTCGACCTCGCCGAGTGA
- a CDS encoding ABC transporter ATP-binding protein has product MTAIELDGVRKEFGDVVALQGVDLTVEEGEVFGFLGPNGAGKSTTINILLDFVRPTAGSAQVLGHDAQEESKAIRERIGVLPEGYDVYERLTGREHVEFAIESKEADDDPMELLERVGVADAADRRAGGYSKGMKQRLALAMALVDDPDLLVLDEPTTGLDPNGARKMRELVRQESERGATIFFSSHILSQVESVCDTVGILQDGAFIAKDSVEGLRSAAQSDIKLVVTVADADGLADAVDAVASLPAVSGVTREGTRVEVSCQGDAKMTVLNTLEDHGVAVEDFDTQEASLEDLFTAYTDEREREVEA; this is encoded by the coding sequence ATGACCGCCATCGAACTGGACGGCGTCCGCAAGGAGTTCGGGGACGTCGTCGCCCTACAGGGCGTCGACCTCACCGTCGAGGAGGGGGAGGTCTTCGGCTTCCTCGGGCCCAACGGGGCCGGGAAGTCGACGACCATCAACATCCTGCTCGACTTCGTGCGCCCGACGGCGGGGTCCGCCCAGGTCCTCGGGCACGACGCACAGGAAGAGTCGAAAGCCATCCGCGAACGCATCGGCGTCCTCCCCGAAGGCTACGACGTCTACGAGCGCCTGACCGGCCGCGAGCACGTCGAGTTCGCAATCGAGTCCAAGGAGGCCGACGACGACCCGATGGAGCTGCTGGAGCGGGTCGGCGTCGCCGACGCCGCCGACCGCCGCGCCGGCGGCTACTCCAAGGGGATGAAACAGCGGCTGGCGCTGGCGATGGCGCTGGTCGACGACCCGGACCTGCTCGTCCTCGACGAGCCGACCACCGGGCTCGACCCCAACGGTGCGCGGAAGATGCGCGAACTCGTCCGCCAGGAGAGCGAGCGGGGCGCGACGATCTTCTTCTCCTCGCACATCCTCAGCCAGGTCGAGTCCGTCTGTGACACCGTCGGCATCCTCCAGGACGGGGCGTTCATCGCCAAGGACTCCGTGGAGGGGCTGCGCTCGGCCGCACAGAGCGACATCAAGCTGGTCGTCACCGTCGCCGACGCCGACGGGCTGGCAGACGCCGTCGACGCCGTCGCGTCCCTCCCGGCGGTCTCCGGCGTCACGCGGGAGGGGACCCGCGTCGAGGTCAGCTGTCAGGGCGACGCGAAGATGACGGTGCTGAACACCCTCGAGGACCACGGCGTCGCCGTCGAGGACTTCGACACCCAGGAGGCCTCCCTGGAGGACCTGTTCACCGCCTACACCGACGAGCGCGAGCGGGAGGTCGAGGCATGA
- a CDS encoding ABC transporter permease: MSTAEENLLATADRRLRETFQSYTVAKKEFKDAIRSKGLWLLGLIFTVAFIAPVALALYFDFGQQAQVIQERGMQFLLSSVYLNMVTFLLPIVAIFVGFAAISKERTSGSLKLLLSLPHSRRDVIVGKVLGRCAVLGVPLAAGLALTAIFLTASSLTFKPELFGLFSLFTIVFALVFVAITVSISGAFSKSLWSAAANFIVYFYFTFLWNAGANGVGQVLSNELGLTGAIRWHAVLLLKLVNPNQAYKTLVNSMLNTGDYPQQAARLGMFGRGADTQTICADVLNGVWGTRTVEVFGQSQEIQACVESNGIPFFYSDPAVVVFMLAWIAVAAAVSYYTFSLADL; the protein is encoded by the coding sequence ATGAGCACCGCCGAGGAGAACCTGCTGGCGACCGCCGACCGCCGGCTGCGGGAGACCTTCCAGTCCTACACCGTCGCCAAGAAGGAGTTCAAGGACGCCATCCGCTCGAAGGGGCTGTGGCTGCTGGGGCTCATCTTCACCGTCGCGTTCATCGCGCCGGTGGCGCTGGCGCTGTACTTCGACTTCGGCCAGCAGGCCCAGGTCATCCAGGAGCGGGGGATGCAGTTCCTCCTCTCGAGCGTCTACCTCAACATGGTGACCTTCCTCCTCCCGATCGTCGCCATCTTCGTCGGCTTCGCCGCCATCTCGAAAGAGCGAACGTCGGGGTCGCTGAAGCTCCTGCTGTCGCTGCCCCACTCGCGGCGGGACGTCATCGTCGGGAAGGTGCTGGGCCGCTGTGCGGTGCTGGGCGTCCCGCTGGCGGCGGGCCTGGCGCTGACGGCGATCTTCCTCACCGCGTCGAGCCTGACGTTCAAGCCGGAGCTGTTCGGCCTGTTCTCGCTCTTTACCATCGTCTTCGCGCTGGTGTTCGTCGCCATCACCGTCTCCATCTCCGGGGCCTTCTCGAAGAGCCTCTGGTCGGCGGCCGCGAACTTCATCGTCTACTTCTACTTCACGTTCCTCTGGAACGCCGGGGCAAACGGCGTCGGTCAGGTGCTCTCGAACGAGCTGGGGCTGACCGGCGCGATCCGGTGGCACGCCGTCCTCCTGTTGAAGCTCGTCAACCCCAACCAGGCGTACAAGACCCTCGTGAACTCGATGCTGAACACCGGCGACTACCCCCAGCAGGCCGCGCGGCTGGGGATGTTCGGCCGCGGCGCGGACACACAGACCATCTGTGCCGACGTGCTCAACGGCGTCTGGGGCACCCGGACCGTCGAGGTCTTCGGGCAGAGCCAGGAGATCCAGGCCTGCGTCGAGAGCAACGGCATCCCGTTCTTCTACTCCGACCCCGCCGTCGTCGTCTTCATGCTGGCGTGGATCGCCGTCGCCGCCGCCGTCAGCTACTACACCTTCAGCCTCGCGGACCTGTAG
- the ligA gene encoding NAD-dependent DNA ligase LigA, with the protein MATLEDAPDNPYVTDPETEFAPVAELDAETAREQAEQLRAAVRYHDHRYYVENDPVIGDRTYDALFARLEALEDAFDLDTEGSPTQRVGGEPLDELAEVEHVAPMGSIDQGGDPEAVREFDERVRSRLADADYDGDLAYFCEPKFDGLSVEVVYEDGEFQRAATRGDGEVGEDVTANVRTIASVPQRLRGDHPDFLAVRGEVYIPREAFTQFNRERVEQGEEPFANPRNAAAGTLRQLDPSVTAQRPLSIFFFGVLDSSVAFESHAALHERLPEWGLRVSERTAVVDDVEAAIDYRDRQLDARDDLDYEIDGVVLKVDDTDACDLLGSTSRAPRWAFAYKFPARKEETTVRDIVVQVGRTGRLTPVALLDPVEVGGVTVSRASLHNPSLIEELNVDVGDRVRVKRAGDVIPDVAEVVEKGSDGHFRFPETCPVCDSPVERDGPMAFCTGELSCPAQRERSIQHYASRDALDIEGLGEKNVEQLLAAGLVEDAADLYELTVDDLTDLEGWGETSAENLVAELDDAREPPLADFLVALGIPEVGTVTARNLAEEFGTFDAIREAGERGDTDAFESVPDVGPKVAETVVDFFGGEGNRAVLDRLLDHVDPQAAEATGGDALAGLTFVFTGSLDGYTRSEAQELVERNGGSATSSVSGNTDYLVVGENPGQTKRDDAEAEGVPELDGREGFESKLREHGVETED; encoded by the coding sequence ATGGCGACCCTCGAGGACGCACCCGACAACCCCTACGTCACGGACCCCGAGACGGAGTTCGCGCCGGTCGCGGAACTGGACGCCGAGACCGCCCGCGAGCAGGCCGAGCAGTTGCGCGCGGCCGTCCGCTACCACGACCACCGCTACTACGTCGAGAACGACCCGGTGATCGGCGACCGGACGTACGACGCGCTGTTCGCGCGGCTGGAGGCCCTCGAAGACGCCTTCGACCTCGACACCGAGGGCAGCCCGACCCAGCGGGTCGGCGGGGAACCGCTGGACGAACTCGCGGAGGTCGAACACGTCGCGCCGATGGGCTCCATCGACCAGGGCGGCGACCCCGAGGCCGTCCGGGAGTTCGACGAGCGGGTGCGGAGTCGGCTGGCCGACGCCGACTACGACGGGGACCTGGCGTACTTCTGCGAGCCGAAGTTCGACGGGCTCTCGGTCGAGGTGGTCTACGAGGACGGGGAGTTCCAGCGGGCCGCCACCCGGGGCGACGGCGAGGTCGGCGAGGACGTCACCGCCAACGTCCGCACCATCGCCAGCGTCCCCCAGCGCCTGCGCGGTGACCACCCCGACTTCCTCGCGGTGCGGGGCGAGGTGTACATCCCCCGCGAGGCGTTCACGCAGTTCAACCGCGAGCGGGTCGAACAGGGCGAGGAGCCGTTCGCCAACCCACGGAACGCCGCCGCCGGGACGCTGCGCCAGCTGGACCCGAGCGTCACCGCCCAGCGCCCCCTCTCGATCTTCTTCTTCGGCGTCCTCGATTCCTCCGTCGCGTTCGAGAGTCACGCCGCGCTGCACGAGCGGCTCCCCGAGTGGGGCCTGCGGGTGTCCGAGCGGACCGCGGTGGTCGACGACGTCGAGGCCGCCATCGACTACCGCGACCGGCAACTCGACGCCCGCGACGACCTCGACTACGAGATCGACGGCGTCGTCCTGAAGGTCGACGACACCGACGCCTGCGACCTGCTGGGATCGACCAGCCGCGCCCCGCGGTGGGCCTTCGCCTACAAGTTCCCGGCCCGCAAGGAGGAGACGACGGTGCGGGACATCGTGGTCCAGGTGGGCCGGACCGGCCGGCTCACCCCCGTCGCGCTGCTGGACCCGGTCGAGGTCGGCGGCGTCACGGTCTCGCGGGCCTCGCTGCACAACCCCTCGCTCATCGAGGAGTTGAACGTCGACGTGGGCGACCGCGTGCGCGTCAAGCGCGCCGGCGACGTCATCCCGGACGTGGCCGAGGTGGTCGAGAAGGGCAGCGACGGTCACTTCCGGTTCCCCGAGACCTGCCCGGTCTGTGACAGCCCGGTCGAGCGGGACGGCCCGATGGCCTTCTGCACGGGCGAACTCTCCTGTCCCGCCCAGCGCGAGCGCTCCATCCAGCACTACGCCAGCCGGGACGCGCTGGACATCGAGGGGCTGGGCGAGAAGAACGTCGAGCAGCTGCTGGCGGCCGGCCTGGTCGAGGACGCCGCCGACCTCTACGAGCTCACCGTCGACGACCTCACCGACCTCGAGGGGTGGGGCGAGACCAGCGCCGAGAACCTCGTCGCGGAACTCGACGACGCGCGCGAACCACCGCTCGCGGACTTCCTCGTGGCGCTTGGCATCCCCGAGGTGGGAACCGTCACGGCCCGCAACCTCGCCGAGGAGTTCGGCACCTTCGACGCCATCCGCGAGGCCGGCGAGCGCGGCGACACCGACGCCTTCGAGTCGGTCCCCGACGTCGGCCCGAAAGTCGCGGAGACGGTCGTCGACTTCTTCGGGGGCGAGGGCAACCGCGCGGTGCTGGACCGGCTGCTCGACCACGTCGACCCGCAGGCCGCCGAGGCGACCGGTGGCGACGCGCTGGCCGGCCTGACCTTCGTGTTCACCGGCTCGCTGGACGGCTACACCCGAAGCGAGGCACAGGAACTGGTGGAGCGCAACGGCGGCTCGGCGACGAGCAGCGTCTCGGGCAACACCGACTACCTGGTCGTCGGCGAGAATCCGGGACAGACCAAGCGCGACGACGCCGAGGCCGAGGGCGTCCCGGAGCTGGACGGCCGGGAGGGGTTCGAGTCGAAGCTCCGGGAGCACGGCGTCGAGACCGAGGACTGA
- a CDS encoding HalOD1 output domain-containing protein has translation MSEHSTVDTTDGPAVVGPIRNQFDWDRTAPSEAIAGMIATANGGDVAASPPLYESIDPDVVDGLFEGGGTDDRHLSFTHDDLEITLRGDGTVVVRVAAD, from the coding sequence ATGAGCGAACACTCCACTGTCGACACCACGGACGGACCGGCGGTCGTCGGCCCGATACGGAACCAGTTCGACTGGGATCGGACGGCCCCGAGCGAGGCGATCGCCGGGATGATCGCCACCGCGAACGGCGGCGACGTCGCGGCGAGTCCGCCGCTGTACGAGTCGATCGACCCTGACGTGGTCGACGGCCTGTTCGAGGGCGGGGGGACCGACGACCGCCACCTCTCGTTCACCCACGACGACCTCGAGATAACCCTGCGCGGCGACGGGACGGTCGTGGTTCGAGTCGCGGCCGACTGA
- a CDS encoding pyridoxal-phosphate-dependent aminotransferase family protein, with the protein MTEKREYTDDYPDKTLYLPGPTEVREDVVEEMAQPMFGHRMDRMTDLYTTIVEDTKEFLDTEQDVVVLSASGTEFWEATTLNLVDEEILVPTSGAFSERQANVAERLGKDVTRIEYDWGEAVKPEDVRAELEAGDYDAVGAVMNETSTGVRNPIEEIGDVLGEYPDTYFVVDAISCLGGDFVDIEGHNIDCIFTSTQKAFAMPPGLAVCTVSEDAYERELAKDSASWYGGFQRALDYYDRKGQTHSTPAIPLMLAYRKQMKHMLDEGHRARDRRHREMAEYTREWAREHFDLYPEAGYESQTVTCIENTRGIDVAETVERVSEEYDMVFSSGYGDIGEESFRIGHMGEHTVESIRELTDAIEDVADL; encoded by the coding sequence GTGACAGAGAAACGCGAATACACCGACGATTACCCCGACAAGACGCTGTATCTCCCCGGCCCGACCGAAGTCCGCGAGGACGTCGTCGAGGAGATGGCCCAGCCGATGTTCGGCCACCGGATGGACCGGATGACCGACCTCTACACCACCATCGTCGAGGACACCAAGGAGTTCCTCGACACCGAGCAGGACGTCGTCGTCCTCTCGGCCTCCGGCACCGAGTTCTGGGAGGCGACGACGCTGAACCTCGTCGACGAGGAGATCCTCGTCCCGACCAGCGGCGCGTTCAGCGAGCGCCAGGCCAACGTCGCCGAGCGCCTGGGCAAGGACGTCACCCGCATCGAGTACGACTGGGGCGAGGCCGTCAAGCCCGAGGACGTCCGCGCGGAGCTGGAGGCCGGCGACTACGACGCCGTCGGCGCGGTGATGAACGAGACCTCTACGGGCGTCCGCAACCCCATCGAGGAGATCGGCGACGTGCTGGGGGAGTACCCGGACACCTACTTCGTCGTCGACGCCATCTCCTGTCTGGGCGGGGACTTCGTCGACATCGAGGGGCACAACATCGACTGCATCTTCACCTCCACGCAGAAGGCCTTCGCGATGCCGCCGGGGCTGGCGGTCTGTACGGTCAGCGAGGACGCCTACGAGCGGGAACTGGCGAAAGACTCCGCCTCGTGGTACGGCGGGTTCCAGCGCGCGCTGGACTACTACGACCGGAAGGGACAGACCCACTCGACGCCCGCGATCCCGCTGATGCTGGCCTACCGCAAGCAGATGAAGCACATGCTGGACGAGGGCCACCGGGCTCGGGACCGGCGTCACCGCGAGATGGCCGAGTACACCCGCGAGTGGGCCCGCGAGCACTTCGACCTCTACCCCGAGGCGGGCTACGAGTCCCAGACCGTCACCTGCATCGAGAACACGCGGGGGATCGACGTCGCCGAGACGGTCGAGCGGGTTTCCGAGGAGTACGATATGGTCTTTTCCAGCGGCTACGGCGACATCGGCGAGGAGTCGTTCCGCATCGGCCACATGGGGGAACACACCGTCGAGAGCATCCGGGAACTCACCGACGCCATCGAGGACGTCGCCGACCTCTGA
- a CDS encoding zinc ribbon domain-containing protein: MVEDPRCPHCTEKVSATATWCMHCGRDFDAPIDAESGRTVGRDRDDAALERAIERGDVDGVLGILDARADGPRLAGVGLALLALVTVPLVAPTGPGIALSLLFFGGVAAVGLYAADQPTVGEAIRDGATALAVLPFLLAVAGGLFFGAVSLLALVEPAIYAGVVVVVGRRLAARVA; the protein is encoded by the coding sequence ATGGTCGAGGACCCCCGCTGTCCGCACTGCACGGAGAAAGTCAGCGCCACGGCGACGTGGTGTATGCACTGCGGGCGGGACTTCGACGCCCCGATCGACGCCGAGAGCGGCCGCACGGTCGGCCGCGACCGGGACGACGCGGCGCTGGAGCGGGCCATCGAACGCGGCGACGTCGACGGCGTCCTCGGGATCCTCGACGCGCGGGCCGACGGGCCGAGGCTCGCCGGCGTCGGGCTGGCGCTGCTCGCGCTCGTGACCGTCCCGCTGGTCGCCCCGACCGGCCCGGGGATCGCCCTCTCGCTGCTGTTCTTCGGCGGGGTCGCCGCCGTCGGCCTGTACGCCGCCGACCAGCCGACGGTGGGCGAGGCGATCCGAGACGGCGCGACGGCGCTGGCGGTCCTCCCGTTCCTCCTCGCCGTGGCCGGGGGACTGTTCTTCGGTGCCGTCTCGCTGCTCGCGCTCGTCGAGCCGGCGATCTACGCCGGGGTCGTCGTGGTCGTGGGCCGGCGACTGGCGGCTCGCGTCGCGTAG